A genomic segment from Blastococcus sp. PRF04-17 encodes:
- a CDS encoding TfoX/Sxy family protein has protein sequence MADDDSWPDLVERMRGGDVTPGKMFGSEGLRTGRKFFALWWRDHLVVKLPPARLQELVTAGQAEVFEPMEGRPMNGWALLRESVAWDPVVAEARDHVAAQVG, from the coding sequence ATGGCTGACGACGACTCCTGGCCGGACCTGGTCGAGCGCATGCGCGGCGGCGACGTGACGCCAGGGAAGATGTTCGGCTCCGAGGGCCTGCGGACGGGCCGGAAGTTCTTCGCCCTCTGGTGGCGGGACCACCTCGTGGTGAAACTGCCGCCCGCCCGGCTCCAGGAGCTGGTCACGGCCGGCCAGGCTGAGGTCTTCGAGCCGATGGAGGGCCGCCCGATGAACGGCTGGGCGCTGCTGCGGGAGTCGGTCGCGTGGGATCCGGTCGTCGCCGAAGCGCGCGACCACGTCGCCGCGCAGGTGGGCTAG